The Halotia branconii CENA392 region ACAAACCAATCCACAGCATCCTTGAGCGCAGCTTGCACCGGAGACTGAGGTAAACCCAATTCTCGTACTGCCTTGGAAGCATCGTAATACATAAGTTGTTTCGCCATCCGCACACCATCCAAAGGCACTGAGGGGCTTTTTCCCAGTGGTGCAAGAATTTTTTCATCAATCCATGCCACATTGAGGGGCAACCAAGCAGGTACAGTCCGTTGGGGTGCTGCAAGATTTGTAATTTGGGCAAGTTGATCTAGTAATTGCTTTAAAGTGAGGTTTTGATGACCTAAAATATAGCGATCGCCTGATTTTCCCCTTTGCAAAGCTAGTAAATGTCCCCAAGCCACATCTCGTACATCAATAAAATTTAGACCAGTATTTAAGTATACTGGCATTTGTCGCCGCAAAAACCGCAGAATTATATCACCAGTGGGGGTAGGCTTAATATCTAACGAGCCAATGGGGCTACTGGGATTAACAATAACTACTTCTTGACCAGTAGCGGCGGCTTGCATGGCTGCTTGTTCAGCTAAATACTTAGATTTTTTGTAGTCACCAACCAATTTTTCTAGGGAACTTTGATGAGTTTCATCTACTACTTTACCAGATGAACCTACGCCGATAGCTGCCACAGAGCTGGTGTATACAGTGCGTTCAATTCCTGCTTTTTGGGCAGCTACTAGCACATTACGCGTACCCAACACGTTATGGCGATAGAGTAGTTCTTTGTCTGTTTGCCACAGAGAATAATAAGCTGCAACATGAAATAAGTATTGGCAACCTGCCATCTGTTGCCAGAGATTGGGGTCATTTAAGTCGCCCTGGGTAATTTCCACATCCAGACTACGTAAATTGTCTAAGTTACTACTAGGGCGTACCAGAGCTTTGACTGTGTATCTCTGTTGCAATAACAACCGTACCAAATGAGCGCCAATAAAACCTGTACCCCCGGTGACAAAAACCTTTTGAGATTGTGGATTTAGCAATTTGGAATTTCCTGTTTTGAATTTGGCATTGGGGACTGGGAAGTAGTGATGATAAATTAAGCCTGTATACTTTCTGTGATAGTCTGAACATTAAAAATAACTATTTTCACTGCTATAAATTATTAAAGATTAACTATAGACCCTATTTCTCCAATTATTGCTGCTTTAGGCGCTGGTGCGATCGCAACACACAAAAAAATAAATTTGGCTAAAGCCACTGGAGTATCTAGATGGCTGAAGAGAGTTCCAATTACAATTCAAAGTTTGAAAATGAAGTAAAAAGTGCTGTAGTTGGTGAAGGTAACGTTATCTACAACTACTTTTACTATAACGAAGAAGCAAAAGTAGAACCTGTTGATCTGGCGATCGCTACTGATGAATATCTTCCTTCTATGCCGTAGGCTTTACGGCTACGCTCAGGCTAAACTCAGCACAAGTACGCTCAGTGACCGGGGCAAGAGTGCAATTGATAAAATATTTATATACAAGTGAGGAAAAATTTTATGCAAGCTTATAAAGTCAACGCCACAATTAATGAATTAGGCCATTTGATTATCAACGAACCTTTAAATATTGCCCCTGGTGAAGTGGAAGTTATTATTTTGCAACCAATTCCATCTCAGGAAATCTCCACAGAAGCTTCTACTAAACCACAACCAGACAAACCAAAACGGAAATCTAAAATAAAAGCATTTGCAGGTTTATTTGAAAATGCTCCTCCTGTTTCACCTGATTTTGATGCAGATGCAGCCAGATGGGAAGCCCTAAAAAAGAAGCATAATCTGTGAAAATCTTGTTAGATACTAATGTCATTATTGATGATGCTCTTGAACGTGAACCTTTCCTAGCAGCCAGCGAACAAGTTTTGGTAATGGTTGAGGAAAGAACAATTGAAGGTTATATTTCTGCTTCAATTGTTAGTAATTTGTACTATATTATCCGTCGCTCAAGGAATCGAGAGTGGGCTGCTAGTTATTTAAAACAGTTAGTCACTTTCTGCCGTATTGCTACTGTAGACAGCCATACAATCAACATGGCGTTAAACGTAAATTTTAAAGATTTTGAAGATGCTATTCAATACAGCACTGCGGTAATTAATCGTTTGGATGCAATTATTACTCGCAATTCTGGAGATTTTCCTGTAGCTAGTCCCCGGATTCTTACGCCTGAACAACTAATTCAAGAATTGACAAATACACCATGAGTTATCAGTTATCAGTTAAATCCTAGTTCCTTTAAATCAGGACTTACACAAAAATAACGTAACTTCGTCATTACGAGCAATAGCGAAGTAATCTACCCTAACGCTAGGATTGCTTCCCTACACTCCGTTCCGGTCGCAATGACAATATCGGTATTGCATAAGTTCTATAAATTTGAGATTTCTTGAAGAAATTGGGGATACAAATATAGGCAATATACGATCGCATTTTCGCATAACTTCAAGAGCGATCGCATCACAGTAAAATGTGCGCCATCATTGATAAATATAGGCAATTTCAAATAGGAGAAGACCTAATGCAATCAGCGATCGCGTTTTGGGGAAAGGTGCGATTGCTATACTGAGAACAACTTTGAGAAAGGGCGATCGCCATCATGACGACACGCGAACTCTTATGCCAGGAACTAGCAAACACGTCTGATGAACTCTTGCTGCCAGTGCTGCAATTTTTGCAATTCCTCAAAGCGCATCCTATTCAATCTGCTGATCTTGAACTTGAAACCCTGGAAACCATTATCAGTCTTTGGCAGGGATTAGCGGAGTCTGATCGTGGTGAAGGACTTCCTGCAACCCAAGCGTTAGAAGAACTGCGTGACTTCTGCTTTTTCTGAAGTTGTTTCCGCTTTGTCTGAAGTAACTTCTGCTTTCCTTGATGTTGTTTCCGCTTTACCTGAAGTGACTTCTGCTTTCCTTGATGTTGTTTCCGCTTTGTCTGAAGTAACTTCTGCTTTCCTTGATGTTGTTTCCGCTTTACCTGAAGTGACTTCTGCTTTCCTTGATGTTGTTTCCGCTTTACCTGAAGTAACTTCTGCTTTGCCTGAAGTTGTTTCCGCTTTCCCTTTTAAGTGTTTTGCGTAGTCTGTAGCAGCTTCTACTTGACGTTAAGTAGTTAATTTTTAGATTTTTTGAGGACTTACGCAACAATTACAATTTTACGTCTTAGTGCGTAAGTCCTAATAAATTCAGGTAAGCTGTTATGCATCTAAAATTGCACATCTTTTTGTACGGACTGTTGACTGTTGACCGTTAACAATCAGCAATCAACAAACCTCACGAGTAATTGTGTAATTTAAAGGCGTAATAGCTTAGCCTGTAGACTGGATAGTGCCGACACTGCCAGAGTCTAAGTTTTATGTGACGAAAACCAATCATCTAAAATGGCGTAGACTACTGGCACAACAATTAAGCTGAGGATAGTTGAACTTATCAAGCCACCAGCGATCGCAATTGCCATAGGCGATCGCAATTCTGCACCAGCACCAAAGCCTAAAGCCAGTGGTAACATTCCCAAAATCGTGGAAGCAGTGGTCATCATAATTGGTCGCAGACGTACTGGCCCAGCTTGAAGAATTGCGTCTTGTTTACTTAAACCAGTTTTACGAAGCTGGTTAATGTAATCTACTAATAAAATGGCATTTTTGTTGGCTAATCCCAATAAAAACACAAAGCCGATCAATGAGATCATGCCAAAGTCGCTTTTAGTAAAGAGTAATGCCAGCATCGCCCCGACAATTGCCAAAGGAAGAGAGACACCAATTACCACTGGGTCTACCCAGCTTCTAAATAGTAAAATTAGTACTAAGATGATGCACAGTGCCGATAAAATCAGGGTAGTACCAAAGCTGCTAAATACTTCGCTTTGACGGGCAGAATCTGCTCCCAAATCAATAGAGACATTTGCAGGTAACACCGCCTCAGCTTCAGCAACGACTTGATCTGTAGCATCACCCAAGGATAAATCTTTGCCGAGGTTAGCGCTGACATAAGCTACTCGTTGATTGTTAAGACGTTCAATCTGAAAAACCTGACCCTGTTGATTGGCTTCACCTGTGACTGTAACATCAGCAAATCCTGGTCTTTTCTCAATTCTTTCTTTAATAGCTTTGGCAGCTTGATTGAGTGCTTGTAGATTATTACCCCGTAAGGCTATCTGGAGTGGTTTTTGACCGCCGGTATCCACAAATTGAATATCTTCGACACTGGTAGTTACTCCAGGTAAAACAGGCAAAGTAGAGCGAAATTGATCTTGTAGTTCCGCAGTTGAGATATTGTGGTCATCCTTGAGCTTGACATATAACGTGCCTTTATTTGGCTCACCCTCACGCGAACCAACAGTAGTAAACACCGTTGCCACTGCTGGAGATTTTCTGACTACTGCTTCTAGTTTTTTAGCAACTTCCAAAGAATCATTTAGAGGATTGAAAGTTGGCAGTTGAGAGTTGGGATTTTCTCGCTGTACCCCAACCCCCCCAGGTATACTCGGCAAAGGAACCGTATAAGTAATATTAAACTCGCCCCGATCTAATTTAGGAATAAATCCTTTGGGAATCAAAGGAACTATTGCCATACCTGCGATAAAGCTAAGTATGGCCAATCCAATCACTATTTTGCGGTGGTTTAAAGACCAGTGCAGTAAGTTTCGGTAAATTTGAGTAAAAGCTGTCCATTTAGTCCCTTCTCGCCTTACAGAACTGGATGCGACAGGTTTCAACCAGTAAATAGCCAGTACTGGGGATAAAGTTCGAGCAACCAAAGTTGAAGCAATCATCGCTGCGGAAACCGTGATCCCGAAAGGCTTAAAGAATTGCCCAACTACACCACCCATCAAACCAATCGGTAAAAAAACCGCTACTGCTGTCGCAGTGGTAGCAATGACTGTTAACCCAATTTCAGCTGTAGCTGAAAAGGCGGCTTGACGAGGACTTTCTCCATCTTCAATGTGTCGCATGATGTTTTCTACATCAATGATCGCATCGTCAATCACACTACCAATTACCAAGGCTAAAGCTAGTAACGTAATCGTTTCTAGGTTAAAGCCAAAAATTGCCATGACAATAAACGTTGCCAACAAAGACGTAGGAATCGCCAAAGCAGAGATCAAAGTTGCTCGCCAGTTCCATAGAAAAGGAAAAATTACCACGATTGATAACAAGACGGCTTCCATCAGCGCATCTATTGTTGACTGGGTGGCGTGGCGGATATATTCTGCCTGGGTAGCAGCTAAGGTGAGTTTGACATCCTTGAGGTTAGTACGTAACTTTTGGACTGCTGTTTCTACTTGACTCACCACTTCTAAAGTGTTGGCGCTACCACGTTTAATTACCTGAAATGCCAAAGCTTCTTGACCATTAAACCGCACTAATGTTGCCCCTCCTCCAGGCAGGGCAGTTGCGTTTGTATTTGCTGATTTTAAAGTAGGATCGCCTAACAGTGAGACTTTGAGAACTCCTGGCAATTTGGCGATCGCTGGCACAATTTGGTTTTTTGCTAGCTGACTCAGTGCTGTTAAACTCTGATTAGGACTCTCAATGGCATAGCTAATTGCAGCTGACTCGTTCAAGTTTAGGGGAATAATTTTGTAATTTGCTTTCTCAGGTAAGGTCAACTGTTTCAGTGCAGTTTCGACACTGCGAGTCGATGTTTCTAAATTCGTGCCAACAGCAAAAGATAAACTAACGGCAGTTTGACTAGGATAAGTGGAAGAACGGATATTTTCTAGTCCTTCCAAAGAGCGAAGGCGCTCCTCAAGAGGTTGGGTAAGTTTGGCTTCTGTATCCAGGGCAGTAGTTAAAGGTGCTGTAGCATTCACCACCACCACAGGAAAAGTAATATCTGGAAACAAAGCGTATTTGAGGGAACTGAAAGCCAAAACTCCAGCTACCGTTACAGCAATCCAAAAACTTACCGTCAACCACGAAAAGTCAATTGCCAACTTGGAAATATTGAAGCGTTCTCGTGCGGATTTTGAGCTATTAAGCTTTACCATCTTAGAAAATCATCGTGCGATTAACACAATTAGTTGTCATGCTACAATAATTACCTGAAGTTTGCGAATACTATTTCTTTTAGGACTTACGCAATAACTCTTTGAAAGTCCTATTTCTCAGTGTTCTCAGCGTCCTCTGCGGTTAGATTTTCCCTTGCCTGTGCGTAAGTCCTATATTTGCTAAGTTGTCTTCTTAAAAAAGCATATAAGATATTTAGCCTGAATAATCATAATACATTCGTACCGCTGGGGTTCAGCGACGTTATCTACAAAACCGGACGTGAGCGATCGCCTAATGCTAAAAAGACGTATGCCAAAGATTTACAGTACTCTGTAAAACAGATGTAGAGGTAAGATTATGACTCAATCCTTGCCCAAATTACTCACATTCAATGAATTTAGCGAATGGTATCCCAACGATGGTAAACGCTATGAATTGCATCAGGGAGTAATTTTTGAAATGCCACCCCCAACCGGAGCGCATGAAAAAGTTGTAGGCTTTATAGCCCGAAAGCTAACTGTTGAGTTTGATCGCTTGAACCTTCCCTACACTATTCCCAAAACCGCATTAGTCAAAACTCCTGCTGCCGAATCCACTTATTTGCCTGATGTGTTGCTGCTAAATCTTGATAATCTCAACAAGGAACCGCTTTTTCAAAAACAGTCAATAGTCAGCCAAGCAGCATCAGTTCCCATAGTTATTGAAGTTGTTTCAACTAACTGGCGAGATGATTACTACAATAAATTTAGAGATTATGAAGAAATGGGTATTCCTGAATATTGGATTGTCGATTATGCTGCGTTAGGTGCAAGAAAGTTCATCGGCAATCCCAAACAATCTACAATTTTTGTATGTGAACTGGTTGATGATGAATATCAAATGACATCGTTTCAAGGCAACACAGCGATTTCATCACCTACTTTTCCCAAATTAAATTTAACCGCACAGCAGATTTTTGATGCGGCTAACTAACACACATTCTGCGATAACTCATTATATCTTCGTAAGCTTTATGCTAGTTAAGAGAATAACAACTAGATAGCTTGCAGTATAAAAACGATGAAAGAAATAACACGCCGCCAATTTATCGCCACTGCCACTTTGGCGACGGGTTTTGCTCTGGCAGTGCAACCCATTTCTGCCCAAGTTATTACTACTGATGAGAAGGGACTGGTAGCTGGTGCAGTGAAAATTCCCGTTAAAGATGGCGAAATTCCAGCATATAGAGCAATGCCTGCTAAGGGTAAAAATTTTCCGACTATCTTAGTAATTCACGAAATATTTGGTGTACACGAACACATGCAGGATGTTTGCCGTCGTTTTGCTAAGTTGGGGTACTTGGCGATCGCTCCAGAATTATTTGTGCGTCAAGGTGATGTCTCGAAATTAAGTAGTATAGATGAAATTCGCCCCGTAGTAGCTAAAGTTCCAGATACCCAAGTCATGTCTGATCTCGATGCCACAGTAGATTGGGCTATGAAGTCATCAAAGGGTAATACCAATAAATTGGGAATTACGGGTTTTTGCTGGGGTGGTCGTATTACTTGGTTGTATGCGGCACATAATCCTAAGGTGAATGCAGGCGTTGCATGGTATGGGCGATTGGTGGGCGATGACACTGAATTAACGCCCAAGCATCCTGTAGATATTGCGGCTAATTTGAAAGTCCCTATTCTCGGACTCTACGGAGGTAAAGATACAGGCATCCCTCTTGATACAGTAGAACAGATGCGCGAGGCTCTCAAGTCTAGCAATAGCAAATCTAAAATCATTGTCTACCCTAATGCATCCCACGCCTTTTTTGCCGATTATCGTCCCTCCTACCGCGAGGAAGCAGCTAAAGATGGATGGCAACGTTTAAAAGCATGGTTTAATCAGCATGGCCTGTGAAAAGGCAGGGAGCAGGGGATGAAGAGGCAAGGGAGCAGGGAGCAGGGGAGAAAATACAATTAGTAGTTGCTTTGTCCCTCTTAAATTACGAATTACAAATTACGTAGCTTGCTTCTCGCCAAAGGCGAGTATTACGAATTATTCAATGTCTGATTTCCTCCCCATTAACAGGATTTTAGTACCGCAGGGAGCCGAGTACAAAGCTGTGTGTCGTGGCTTGAGCCGAGTTTCTGGCACTACTCCAACTGTGATGCCGATACCAGTTGGTATCAAACCTTTAACTCAATACCTGCAACAATTACCAGAGGATAAAAACTCCTGGAACCAACCACAATCGCAAGTGCTGGTTATGGGTATATGTGGCAGCTTAAGCCAGCGTCACAGTGTTGGTGACATTGTGCTGTATCAGGATTGTGTTTATCAAGGGAAACTACAAGAGTGCGATCGCACTTTCACTGCACAGTTGCAATCTGCTTTACCAGATAAAGTATCTCTAGTCAAATCATTAACAAGCGATCGCGTAGTTTGGTCTGCTGCCCAAAAATGCCATCTTGGTAAAACATCAAAGGCTGATGTTGTTGATATGGAAGGATTTGCTGCTTTAGAGTTTTTTAAGAATACCCAGGTAGCAGTGGCAATGTTGCGAGTAGTTAGTGACGACTGTCACCATGATATTCCTGACCTGACATCAGCAATCAATTCTGATGGCTCTCTTAATCCTTTACTCTTAGCAATTAAATTACTTAAACAACCTCTGGCTGCTACTAGATTAATTAAAGGTTCTTTAAAGGCACTCAAAGTTTTAGAACAAGTAACAATATCGCTATTTTCTAGCTAGCTGAATTAACAGCAATTTGGAATTAAGTAAGTTGGTACAAATATTTATAATTAGGTATGTGCGCCAGAGGATAAATGATGGCTACAACTCCTAAAAAAATGATTTCGGTCTTACCTCTAGAAAATGGCGATCGCTTATCTCGATGTGAATTTGAGCGTCGCTATCAGGCAATGCCGCATTTAAGAAAAGCTGAACTGGTTGAAGGAGTTGTGTATATTATGGCATCGCCACTGAGAATTAAAAGTCATGGCGAACCACATGGAGACTTGATCGGATGGTTGTGGAATTATAAAACGGCAACGCCTGGTGTTATTTTGGGGATTGAACCCACAGTGCGTTTAGATCCAGATAACGAACCCCAGCCTGATGCAGTACTATTCATTCCGGGTAGACAGGCATTGATTAGTGAAGATGATTACATCGAAGGCGCACCTGAATTAGTGATAGAAGTGGCAGCAAGCAGTGCAGCAATCGATTTACATGATAAGAAACGCACCTATCGACGCAATGGAGTGCAGGAATATATTGTCTGGCGAACATTAGATAATCAGTTAGATTGGTTTAGGCTGCAAGCGGATGAGTATGTTGCGCTATCAACAGATGAGCAGGGAATTATTCGCTCTCAGGTATTTCCGGGGTTATGGTTGGCAGTAACCGCCTTATTGTTAGGAGAAATGGCAACGGTGTTATCAGTGTTACAGACAGGTTTAGCTACCACTGAACATCAAGAATTTATGCAAAAGTTGAAGGAGGAATAAGTTCAAGCGATCGCGCTACATCATCAGTGCAGTATTTTTGGAATGGGTTATAGGTTATACTTGCAATTCAAATCCAGGTAATACATCTTCTCCAGAAATAATTGCTGGCATTTGCATAACTTCTACAGCTTTTGCAAGTCGGTAAATTTCCACTTGGTGATCTTGAGGATTAATTAGCCAACCCAAACGTAGCCCATTTTGGATGTATTCATTCATTTTCGCTTGAATAGGTGCAAGGCGATCTGTCTGAGAACGTAATTCAATTACAAAATCGGGTACAAGTGGCGGAAACTTTTGTCGCTGTTCTGGTGTTAAAGCTTCCCATCTTTCCAACTTTACCCAAGCTGCATCAGGGGAACGTTTTGCATTATTTGGAAGTATGAAGATAGTTGAAGAACTAAAAACTTTGCCTAATTTAGCTTGACGATTCCAATTATTCAAGTCTGTAATTAGATCTGCTTCTTGGTTTCCGCTTTCTCCTCCTACTGGTGGCATAATTATTAATTCTCCCGTTGCATTCATTTCTAGGTTTAAATCGCTATTGGCAATACACAATTGATAGAATTGCTCATCAGTTAAATGAGCGATCGGTTCTAGATTAAGTACAACAGTATTCATTGAACCTTTCCTCGTGCCTTTGTTGCTAACACTCAGTTACCTTTAGTTAAAAGTTTAGCAGGAGTAAATTAACCTGAGTTCGACCGGATATCGCCTATTCAAAGGCAGAGATATTGGGAGCATCCCACTTTTTTGAATGTCATTGCGAGCGAAGCGAAGCAATCGCAAAATCCTCCAACTAAGAGCGAGTCGATGCGATTGCTTCGTCGTTCCTCCTCGCAATGACAGTTATTATCTCATTGGAAAATAAAAACTGGGATGCACCCGAGATATTTGATCTACAGTTAAATCAATATCAGACTATCTATTATTGAAGTTAGACAAGTCAGATATTTTTCACAGTACAAATTAGTTTACACAGGTGGTAAAAAATGGGTCGCATCAATCCTTACACGCTACAAATGCAAATTACCCGAATGTTTGAACAGGGGCAATCATTCTTTGCTACTACCAAAGTGCAGGAATGGTTGAAAGAACGCAATCATGATCCGTCAGATTATGACATTATTTTTCATCAAAAACCTGCTCCTCCTGGTTCCAAAGAAGTGATGGTAATAGAAATTGAATTGAATCGCAAAGATGGACAGCCTGTAGATCCCTGGCTACAAGAACAAGCAAATCTTCATGCCTAATTAATCAAGATGCTTTCTCAACATTCTCTAAAATCACCCAGTTAGGTGAACCAACTGGCTGATGTATAGTCTGTGCGTCAATTTGTAATCTGAAGATTAACAAACAAGACTAAAATATTAGAGATGCAAACAATGGCAGTAAATCAAGCTTGCGGTGGCTTTGGTAAACGTCTATTTGCTTGGATGATGGCTCAAGGTAGTAGTACCTATGAACAGGCGGTAAGCGATCGCAAGCGCGCACTTTTTGCCGATCTCCACGGTAAAGTGTTAGAAATTGGCCCAGGAACTGGTCCCAACCTATCCTACTATCCAAAAGATATTGACTGGATAGGAATTGAGCCAAACCCATATATGCATTCCTATCTGCAACAAGAAGCTAAAAAACTGGGTTTTAATATTGCTCTTTGTAGTGGGACTGCGGAATGGATAGATGCTGAAGATAACAGTATAGATGCTGTGGTTAGTACATTAGTGTTATGTTCTGTACCTCAGTTAGACGATACACTACAGGCAATTTTAAGAGTTCTCAAACCTGGTGGACGCTTCTTGTTTATTGAACACGTTGCCTCACCTCGTGGTACTTTATTGCGAAAAATCCAAACTACAGTTCGCCCAATTTGGCAGGTTCTAGGCGATGGCTGTCATCCTGATCGAGAAACTTGGTTAGCATTGGAAAAAGCGGGATTTGCCAGCGTAAATTATGAACATTTTGATGCACCATTCCCGATTGTTAGCCCTCATATTATAGGGGTTGCCACAAAGTAAGGTTTTTTCATCTCTCGATTACTGATATTCCACTTTGTTGTTAAGACAGGATTGCTAAAAGCGCCCCGCTTTGCTAACGCTATGACAACTTTTCGCTGTGCTTTTGCGGTTTATATTATCTTGGTCTACCCAACGTAGTAATATATAGAACAGCTTCATCAGCAGGAATACCCAAAACTTCATTTAC contains the following coding sequences:
- the hpnA gene encoding hopanoid-associated sugar epimerase → MLNPQSQKVFVTGGTGFIGAHLVRLLLQQRYTVKALVRPSSNLDNLRSLDVEITQGDLNDPNLWQQMAGCQYLFHVAAYYSLWQTDKELLYRHNVLGTRNVLVAAQKAGIERTVYTSSVAAIGVGSSGKVVDETHQSSLEKLVGDYKKSKYLAEQAAMQAAATGQEVVIVNPSSPIGSLDIKPTPTGDIILRFLRRQMPVYLNTGLNFIDVRDVAWGHLLALQRGKSGDRYILGHQNLTLKQLLDQLAQITNLAAPQRTVPAWLPLNVAWIDEKILAPLGKSPSVPLDGVRMAKQLMYYDASKAVRELGLPQSPVQAALKDAVDWFVNQGYVN
- a CDS encoding type II toxin-antitoxin system VapC family toxin, with translation MKILLDTNVIIDDALEREPFLAASEQVLVMVEERTIEGYISASIVSNLYYIIRRSRNREWAASYLKQLVTFCRIATVDSHTINMALNVNFKDFEDAIQYSTAVINRLDAIITRNSGDFPVASPRILTPEQLIQELTNTP
- a CDS encoding prevent-host-death family protein produces the protein MTTRELLCQELANTSDELLLPVLQFLQFLKAHPIQSADLELETLETIISLWQGLAESDRGEGLPATQALEELRDFCFF
- a CDS encoding efflux RND transporter permease subunit gives rise to the protein MVKLNSSKSARERFNISKLAIDFSWLTVSFWIAVTVAGVLAFSSLKYALFPDITFPVVVVNATAPLTTALDTEAKLTQPLEERLRSLEGLENIRSSTYPSQTAVSLSFAVGTNLETSTRSVETALKQLTLPEKANYKIIPLNLNESAAISYAIESPNQSLTALSQLAKNQIVPAIAKLPGVLKVSLLGDPTLKSANTNATALPGGGATLVRFNGQEALAFQVIKRGSANTLEVVSQVETAVQKLRTNLKDVKLTLAATQAEYIRHATQSTIDALMEAVLLSIVVIFPFLWNWRATLISALAIPTSLLATFIVMAIFGFNLETITLLALALVIGSVIDDAIIDVENIMRHIEDGESPRQAAFSATAEIGLTVIATTATAVAVFLPIGLMGGVVGQFFKPFGITVSAAMIASTLVARTLSPVLAIYWLKPVASSSVRREGTKWTAFTQIYRNLLHWSLNHRKIVIGLAILSFIAGMAIVPLIPKGFIPKLDRGEFNITYTVPLPSIPGGVGVQRENPNSQLPTFNPLNDSLEVAKKLEAVVRKSPAVATVFTTVGSREGEPNKGTLYVKLKDDHNISTAELQDQFRSTLPVLPGVTTSVEDIQFVDTGGQKPLQIALRGNNLQALNQAAKAIKERIEKRPGFADVTVTGEANQQGQVFQIERLNNQRVAYVSANLGKDLSLGDATDQVVAEAEAVLPANVSIDLGADSARQSEVFSSFGTTLILSALCIILVLILLFRSWVDPVVIGVSLPLAIVGAMLALLFTKSDFGMISLIGFVFLLGLANKNAILLVDYINQLRKTGLSKQDAILQAGPVRLRPIMMTTASTILGMLPLALGFGAGAELRSPMAIAIAGGLISSTILSLIVVPVVYAILDDWFSSHKT
- a CDS encoding Uma2 family endonuclease, which gives rise to MTQSLPKLLTFNEFSEWYPNDGKRYELHQGVIFEMPPPTGAHEKVVGFIARKLTVEFDRLNLPYTIPKTALVKTPAAESTYLPDVLLLNLDNLNKEPLFQKQSIVSQAASVPIVIEVVSTNWRDDYYNKFRDYEEMGIPEYWIVDYAALGARKFIGNPKQSTIFVCELVDDEYQMTSFQGNTAISSPTFPKLNLTAQQIFDAAN
- a CDS encoding dienelactone hydrolase family protein, whose product is MKEITRRQFIATATLATGFALAVQPISAQVITTDEKGLVAGAVKIPVKDGEIPAYRAMPAKGKNFPTILVIHEIFGVHEHMQDVCRRFAKLGYLAIAPELFVRQGDVSKLSSIDEIRPVVAKVPDTQVMSDLDATVDWAMKSSKGNTNKLGITGFCWGGRITWLYAAHNPKVNAGVAWYGRLVGDDTELTPKHPVDIAANLKVPILGLYGGKDTGIPLDTVEQMREALKSSNSKSKIIVYPNASHAFFADYRPSYREEAAKDGWQRLKAWFNQHGL
- a CDS encoding phosphorylase, which produces MSDFLPINRILVPQGAEYKAVCRGLSRVSGTTPTVMPIPVGIKPLTQYLQQLPEDKNSWNQPQSQVLVMGICGSLSQRHSVGDIVLYQDCVYQGKLQECDRTFTAQLQSALPDKVSLVKSLTSDRVVWSAAQKCHLGKTSKADVVDMEGFAALEFFKNTQVAVAMLRVVSDDCHHDIPDLTSAINSDGSLNPLLLAIKLLKQPLAATRLIKGSLKALKVLEQVTISLFSS
- a CDS encoding Uma2 family endonuclease, giving the protein MATTPKKMISVLPLENGDRLSRCEFERRYQAMPHLRKAELVEGVVYIMASPLRIKSHGEPHGDLIGWLWNYKTATPGVILGIEPTVRLDPDNEPQPDAVLFIPGRQALISEDDYIEGAPELVIEVAASSAAIDLHDKKRTYRRNGVQEYIVWRTLDNQLDWFRLQADEYVALSTDEQGIIRSQVFPGLWLAVTALLLGEMATVLSVLQTGLATTEHQEFMQKLKEE
- a CDS encoding Uma2 family endonuclease, whose amino-acid sequence is MNTVVLNLEPIAHLTDEQFYQLCIANSDLNLEMNATGELIIMPPVGGESGNQEADLITDLNNWNRQAKLGKVFSSSTIFILPNNAKRSPDAAWVKLERWEALTPEQRQKFPPLVPDFVIELRSQTDRLAPIQAKMNEYIQNGLRLGWLINPQDHQVEIYRLAKAVEVMQMPAIISGEDVLPGFELQV
- a CDS encoding class I SAM-dependent methyltransferase, which gives rise to MAVNQACGGFGKRLFAWMMAQGSSTYEQAVSDRKRALFADLHGKVLEIGPGTGPNLSYYPKDIDWIGIEPNPYMHSYLQQEAKKLGFNIALCSGTAEWIDAEDNSIDAVVSTLVLCSVPQLDDTLQAILRVLKPGGRFLFIEHVASPRGTLLRKIQTTVRPIWQVLGDGCHPDRETWLALEKAGFASVNYEHFDAPFPIVSPHIIGVATK